From a single Natronorubrum tibetense GA33 genomic region:
- a CDS encoding 30S ribosomal protein S7, whose translation MAAEDQPDPDAPAGGADVGAKLFGTWEIDEIAYNDPSTERYITVTPVAHTAGRHAGKQFKKSQISIVERFINRLMQTEENTGKKQQSLNHVRDAFELIHERTEENPIQVLVTAVENAAPREETVRLKYGGISVPKAVDVAPQRRVDQSLKFLAEGVYNESFKTPTPVSEAIARQLIGASNYDVQTYAVSQKEEKERVAAAAR comes from the coding sequence ATGGCGGCAGAAGACCAACCCGACCCGGACGCCCCTGCAGGTGGCGCAGACGTCGGCGCGAAGCTGTTCGGCACGTGGGAGATCGACGAAATCGCGTACAACGATCCGTCCACCGAACGCTACATTACGGTGACGCCGGTCGCACACACCGCCGGCCGTCACGCCGGCAAGCAGTTCAAGAAGTCCCAGATCTCGATCGTCGAGCGGTTCATCAACCGCCTCATGCAAACCGAGGAGAACACGGGCAAGAAACAGCAGTCGCTCAACCACGTCCGTGACGCGTTCGAACTCATCCACGAGCGCACCGAGGAGAACCCGATCCAGGTGCTCGTGACGGCAGTCGAGAACGCGGCGCCGCGCGAGGAGACCGTCCGCCTGAAGTACGGTGGCATTTCGGTCCCCAAGGCCGTTGACGTCGCGCCTCAGCGTCGTGTCGACCAGTCTCTAAAGTTCCTCGCCGAAGGTGTCTACAACGAGTCGTTCAAGACGCCGACGCCTGTTTCGGAGGCTATCGCACGGCAGCTGATCGGTGCGTCGAACTACGACGTCCAGACGTACGCGGTTAGCCAGAAAGAAGAGAAAGAGCGCGTCGCAGCAGCTGCACGTTAA
- the rpoA2 gene encoding DNA-directed RNA polymerase subunit A'', with protein sequence MTEVHYEVDDDTIAVVEDTNLPRRLKDEVYETLEDRGDATVEDADELSKAVEARYMDTRVDPLDPVGTVSAQSIGEPGTQLTMNTFHYAGVAEIDVTQGLPRLIELVDARKTPDTPMMTVYLEDEYATEREKAHEVVWNLEATKILALGDVSTNVADMRVQISLNKDTLEERMITAEEVAEIIEDNLGVSTVQQGTEIQFGPEEPSYRDLLQLVEELRDITFKGIEEVSRVVIRREELDEGEQFVLYTEGSAFGDALEIDGVDASRTTCNNLHEIHRNLGIEAARETIIEETHNTLAEQGLDDVNVRHLMLVSDMMTNRGEIESIGRHGISGSKQSVLARAAFEVTVNHLLNAAIHGEIDDLDGVTENVIVGKPIKLGTGDVDLRMGSTDSGGSQAD encoded by the coding sequence ATGACTGAAGTCCACTACGAGGTCGACGACGATACGATCGCCGTCGTCGAGGACACCAACCTTCCGCGACGACTCAAAGACGAGGTCTACGAGACCCTCGAAGACCGCGGTGACGCGACCGTCGAGGACGCCGACGAACTCTCGAAGGCGGTCGAGGCCCGTTACATGGACACGCGCGTCGATCCGCTCGACCCCGTCGGCACCGTCAGCGCACAATCGATCGGCGAACCCGGAACGCAGCTGACGATGAACACGTTCCACTACGCCGGTGTCGCAGAGATCGACGTGACCCAGGGGTTGCCCCGACTCATCGAACTCGTCGACGCCCGGAAGACCCCCGACACGCCGATGATGACGGTCTACCTCGAGGACGAGTACGCCACCGAACGCGAGAAAGCCCACGAGGTCGTCTGGAACCTCGAGGCGACGAAGATTCTCGCACTCGGTGACGTCTCGACGAACGTCGCGGACATGCGCGTCCAGATCTCGCTCAACAAGGATACCCTAGAAGAGCGGATGATCACGGCCGAGGAAGTCGCCGAGATCATCGAGGACAACCTCGGCGTGAGCACGGTTCAACAGGGCACCGAAATCCAGTTCGGTCCTGAGGAACCGTCCTACCGCGACCTGCTCCAACTGGTCGAGGAACTCCGCGATATCACGTTCAAGGGAATCGAGGAGGTCTCTCGAGTCGTCATCCGCCGCGAGGAACTCGACGAGGGCGAGCAGTTCGTCCTCTACACCGAGGGATCTGCCTTCGGTGACGCGCTCGAGATCGACGGCGTCGACGCCTCGCGAACGACGTGTAACAACCTTCACGAGATCCACCGTAACCTCGGCATCGAGGCTGCACGCGAAACGATCATCGAGGAGACGCACAACACGCTTGCCGAGCAGGGGTTGGACGACGTGAACGTCCGCCACCTGATGCTGGTCTCGGACATGATGACGAACCGCGGCGAGATCGAGTCGATCGGTCGCCACGGCATCTCGGGCTCGAAGCAGTCCGTCCTCGCCCGCGCGGCGTTCGAGGTGACGGTCAACCACCTGCTCAACGCCGCGATCCACGGCGAGATCGACGATCTCGACGGTGTCACGGAGAACGTCATCGTCGGCAAACCGATCAAGCTCGGGACCGGCGACGTCGACCTCCGGATGGGATCGACCGACTCCGGCGGCAGCCAAGCCGACTGA
- a CDS encoding HalX domain-containing protein, translated as MDAERTRVAAEVSRADFNHSILEQIDERYDLLVLDWGLQTPDARGVLDAFRQISPKTQILVLASDVPSADPVDRGADELLIDPVSDEELQLTVERLLLQKEYEAAMDEFFRLSTERALLESELQSGLDVVDRYQSVVSNLYDYRKWAATIRDEFSNDEFNYVLRKLLDE; from the coding sequence ATGGACGCAGAGCGGACTCGAGTCGCTGCTGAAGTCAGCAGAGCTGACTTCAACCATTCGATTCTTGAGCAAATCGATGAACGCTACGATCTGCTCGTTCTGGACTGGGGTCTGCAGACACCAGATGCCCGCGGCGTCCTTGATGCGTTTCGACAGATTTCTCCAAAGACCCAGATTCTTGTACTCGCTAGTGACGTACCCTCGGCTGACCCAGTTGACCGCGGCGCCGACGAACTTCTCATTGATCCTGTTTCAGACGAGGAGTTGCAGTTGACGGTTGAACGATTGCTTCTGCAGAAGGAATATGAGGCGGCGATGGACGAGTTCTTCAGGTTATCAACCGAGCGTGCATTGCTCGAAAGCGAACTGCAGTCTGGTCTTGATGTCGTCGACCGGTACCAATCTGTTGTCTCTAATCTTTACGATTATCGCAAGTGGGCAGCTACGATTCGAGACGAATTTTCAAATGATGAGTTCAATTATGTCCTTCGGAAGTTACTTGATGAGTAA
- a CDS encoding NusA-like transcription termination signal-binding factor, with product MGVTLDDDARQYLAAFEEVTGVSGQDCLVTDAIDTESADDRLVVVVSSGRMSEAIGPGGRTVRKYEERVGKPVRLVEDADDPEAFVANTLAPAAVYNVTISENEDTVAYVEVANDDRGVAIGTGGQTIEAARELADRHFGIDDVQLI from the coding sequence ATGGGTGTTACCCTCGACGACGACGCCCGTCAGTACCTCGCCGCATTCGAAGAGGTCACGGGTGTGAGCGGACAGGACTGCCTGGTCACCGACGCGATCGATACCGAGTCCGCTGACGACCGACTCGTCGTCGTCGTCTCGAGCGGCCGAATGAGCGAGGCGATCGGTCCCGGCGGCCGAACCGTTAGGAAGTACGAAGAGCGCGTCGGGAAGCCGGTACGACTCGTCGAAGACGCCGACGATCCCGAGGCGTTCGTCGCGAACACGCTCGCCCCGGCGGCGGTATACAACGTCACGATCAGCGAGAACGAGGATACCGTCGCCTACGTCGAGGTCGCAAACGACGACCGCGGCGTCGCCATCGGCACCGGTGGCCAAACGATCGAGGCTGCGCGGGAACTCGCCGATCGGCACTTCGGGATCGACGACGTACAACTGATCTAA
- a CDS encoding DUF7504 family protein: MFSRKDWGSGSDGEQFTKTLSRLKREGASVLVVGSVRADQRRNVCRRLLGQATVQPRRRVLVSTTGDLHDVSHLVDADINTSDTLKLVSYATQARSTAASDTSSDTIEADAPSLEASPTTTTALADLGIAISSAIEELESEANGFAPAELRVGINSLVPLLEEYGVERVFKFVHLTNGRTRDADGMIHYHLPMDRNSDVVSVLEPLFDIVVELREQSGDFQERWSINDGDQSSGWISIDQS, encoded by the coding sequence ATGTTTTCGCGCAAGGACTGGGGGAGCGGGTCGGACGGCGAGCAGTTTACCAAAACGCTATCCCGACTGAAACGTGAGGGCGCAAGCGTTCTGGTCGTCGGCTCCGTTCGAGCTGATCAACGGCGGAACGTCTGTCGACGACTGCTGGGACAGGCAACCGTCCAGCCACGTCGTCGCGTGCTGGTTTCGACCACCGGCGATTTGCACGACGTCTCACACCTGGTCGACGCGGACATCAACACCTCCGATACGCTCAAGCTCGTTAGCTACGCCACACAGGCCCGCAGCACCGCCGCAAGCGACACTAGTTCGGACACGATCGAAGCCGACGCACCATCGCTCGAGGCGTCACCGACGACGACCACTGCCCTTGCCGATCTCGGTATCGCTATCTCAAGCGCCATCGAAGAACTCGAGTCCGAAGCGAACGGTTTCGCCCCCGCAGAACTCCGCGTCGGCATCAACTCGCTGGTACCACTCCTCGAGGAGTACGGTGTCGAACGCGTCTTCAAATTCGTTCATCTGACGAACGGTCGGACTCGAGACGCCGATGGCATGATCCACTACCACCTCCCGATGGACCGTAATTCGGACGTCGTCTCCGTCTTGGAACCGTTGTTCGACATCGTTGTCGAGTTGCGGGAACAGAGCGGCGACTTTCAGGAACGATGGTCGATCAACGACGGCGATCAGAGTTCCGGCTGGATCTCGATCGATCAGTCGTAG
- a CDS encoding DUF7503 family protein produces MEDLTQYLKNHPRMIGVLFTISLILSQAGTVAAGGVYTGP; encoded by the coding sequence ATGGAAGACCTAACCCAATACCTAAAGAATCACCCACGAATGATCGGCGTCCTGTTCACAATCTCACTAATTCTGTCTCAGGCAGGTACCGTCGCAGCTGGCGGAGTTTACACCGGCCCTTAG
- a CDS encoding DUF5781 family protein produces the protein MDLRVQGAGPTSPFLGARDLFETEHDLSLPVHVQLRDDPDERTWAGHHDDRHVLNISRQAASSAMARELALHEFAHMARHEQEHPSHTQSTEEVLYLALAGKSVERRKLAHCYQIANHMKDIYADDITLAVGPGEKLLSFLESSLAMAIADRPETPSRPGFERLSASSDPDITAVNAAFALALAERHDLVDDDHRLYDLAYAAAMDAPHVDFEGFKRRFRELACDPDSSTYRQVLVDATRAYVGADGRERPAAD, from the coding sequence ATGGATCTCCGCGTGCAGGGTGCCGGTCCCACCTCTCCGTTCCTCGGTGCTCGAGATCTGTTCGAGACCGAACACGACCTCTCGTTACCGGTCCACGTCCAACTCCGAGACGACCCCGACGAACGGACCTGGGCTGGCCACCACGACGACCGCCACGTGCTGAACATCTCCAGGCAGGCCGCCTCGAGTGCCATGGCTCGCGAACTGGCCCTCCACGAGTTCGCCCACATGGCCAGACACGAACAGGAACATCCCTCACACACACAGTCGACGGAAGAAGTGCTCTACCTCGCGCTCGCCGGCAAGAGCGTCGAACGGCGCAAGCTGGCCCACTGCTACCAGATCGCCAACCACATGAAAGACATCTACGCCGATGACATCACACTCGCCGTCGGTCCCGGCGAGAAACTGCTCTCCTTCCTCGAGTCGAGTCTCGCGATGGCGATCGCCGACCGCCCCGAAACACCGTCCCGTCCGGGATTCGAGCGCCTCTCGGCGAGTTCCGATCCGGATATCACGGCGGTCAACGCTGCGTTCGCGCTCGCACTCGCCGAACGCCACGACCTCGTCGACGACGACCACCGGCTGTACGATCTCGCGTACGCGGCCGCGATGGACGCCCCGCACGTCGACTTCGAGGGATTCAAACGCCGCTTTCGCGAACTCGCTTGCGATCCCGACTCGAGTACGTATCGCCAGGTGCTTGTCGACGCGACCCGTGCGTACGTCGGTGCGGACGGACGTGAGAGGCCCGCGGCGGACTGA
- a CDS encoding 30S ribosomal protein S12, with translation MANGKYAARKLKKDRQNQRWSDSDYARRARGLREKSDPLEGAPQARGIVLEKVGIEAKQPNSAIRKCVRVQLIKNGKQVTAFCPGDGAISFIDEHDEVTIAGIGGAKGRAMGDLSGVNYKVDKVNGVALKELVRGNAEKPVR, from the coding sequence ATGGCAAACGGCAAGTACGCCGCGCGCAAGCTCAAGAAGGACCGCCAGAACCAGCGGTGGTCCGACTCTGACTACGCGCGCCGCGCCCGTGGACTTCGCGAGAAGTCCGACCCGCTCGAGGGCGCTCCACAGGCTCGAGGTATCGTACTCGAAAAGGTCGGCATCGAAGCAAAACAGCCCAACTCGGCAATTCGAAAGTGTGTCCGAGTCCAGCTGATCAAAAACGGCAAGCAGGTCACCGCGTTCTGTCCCGGTGACGGTGCCATCTCGTTCATCGACGAACACGACGAAGTCACCATCGCCGGTATCGGTGGGGCGAAGGGTCGTGCGATGGGTGACCTTTCCGGTGTCAACTACAAGGTCGACAAGGTCAACGGCGTCGCCCTGAAGGAACTGGTTCGCGGAAACGCAGAGAAACCGGTGCGATAA